Proteins co-encoded in one Anser cygnoides isolate HZ-2024a breed goose unplaced genomic scaffold, Taihu_goose_T2T_genome scaffold_43_1, whole genome shotgun sequence genomic window:
- the LOC106029570 gene encoding RNA-binding protein 4B isoform X2: MVKLFIGNLPREATEQEIRSLFEQYGKVLECDIVKNYGFVHIEDRTAAEDAIRNLHHHKLHGVCINVEASKNKSKASTKLHVGNISPTCTNLELRAKFEEYGPVIECDIVKDYAFVHMERAEDAVEAIRGLDNAEFQGKIFAAGRRGPVAREICAARVRRCCASRHARVS; encoded by the exons ATGGTGAAGCTGTTCATCGGGAACCTGCCGCGGGAGGCGACGGAGCAGGAGATCCGCTCGCTGTTCGAGCAGTACGGCAAGGTGCTGGAGTGCGACATCGTCAAGAACTACGGCTTCGTGCACATCGAGGACCGCACGGCGGCCGAGGACGCCATCCGCAACCTGCACCACCACAAGCTGCACGGCGTCTGCATCAACGTGGAGGCCAGCAAGAACAAGAGCAAGGCCTCCACCAAGCTGCACGTGGGCAACATCAGCCCCACCTGCACCAACCTGGAGCTGCGGGCCAAGTTCGAGGAGTACGGCCCCGTCATCGAGTGCGACATCGTCAAGGACTATGCCTTCGTGCACATGGAGCGGGCGGAGGACGCGGTGGAGGCCATCCGCGGGCTGGACAACGCCGAGTTCCAAG gtAAGATATTTGCGGCTGGACGTCGGGGTCCCGTCGCACGTGAAATCTGCGCCGCGCGCGTCAGACGGTGCTGCGCTTCCAGGCACGCCCGCGTCAGCTAA
- the LOC106029570 gene encoding RNA-binding protein 4B isoform X1, with protein sequence MVKLFIGNLPREATEQEIRSLFEQYGKVLECDIVKNYGFVHIEDRTAAEDAIRNLHHHKLHGVCINVEASKNKSKASTKLHVGNISPTCTNLELRAKFEEYGPVIECDIVKDYAFVHMERAEDAVEAIRGLDNAEFQGKRMRVQLSTSRLRTAPGMGDKSGCYRCGKEGHWSKECPVDRPGQVADFTEAYNEQYGAVRTPYTAGYGETMYYDDAYSGMADYYKRYRVRSYATASAYDAYAEQTMAQYSQYAQYSQVQSTAMAATTAMASRIPTTLDPYDRALLPTPGAAAAVAAAATAAAAAASSTYYTRDRSPLRRTAAAATTVGEAYTYDRSQLSPVSSVARASLYDMQRFGRDPYADRARYSAF encoded by the exons ATGGTGAAGCTGTTCATCGGGAACCTGCCGCGGGAGGCGACGGAGCAGGAGATCCGCTCGCTGTTCGAGCAGTACGGCAAGGTGCTGGAGTGCGACATCGTCAAGAACTACGGCTTCGTGCACATCGAGGACCGCACGGCGGCCGAGGACGCCATCCGCAACCTGCACCACCACAAGCTGCACGGCGTCTGCATCAACGTGGAGGCCAGCAAGAACAAGAGCAAGGCCTCCACCAAGCTGCACGTGGGCAACATCAGCCCCACCTGCACCAACCTGGAGCTGCGGGCCAAGTTCGAGGAGTACGGCCCCGTCATCGAGTGCGACATCGTCAAGGACTATGCCTTCGTGCACATGGAGCGGGCGGAGGACGCGGTGGAGGCCATCCGCGGGCTGGACAACGCCGAGTTCCAAG GCAAGCGGATGCGCGTGCAGTTGTCCACGAGTCGGCTCAGGACCGCGCCCGGGATGGGAGACAAGAGCGGCTGCTACCGGTGCGGGAAGGAAGGGCACTGGTCTAAAGAGTGTCCGGTAGATCGCCCGGGGCAAGTGGCTGACTTTACCGAGGCCTATAACGAGCAGTACGGAGCCGTGCGCACTCCCTACACCGCGGGCTATGGGGAGACCATGTATTACGATGACGCGTACAGCGGGATGGCCGACTACTACAAGCGCTACCGCGTCAGGTCCTATGCGACGGCCTCTGCATACGACGCCTATGCAGAGCAGACCATGGCCCAGTACTCCCAGTAcgcccagtactcccaggtccaGTCCACGGCCATGGCCGCCACCACAGCCATGGCCAGTCGCATCCCCACCACCCTAGACCCCTACGAtagagctctgctgcccaccccgGGCGCGGCCGCCGcggtcgccgccgccgccaccgccgcggcggcggcggcctccTCCACCTATTACACCCGGGATAGAAGCCCCCTGCGCCGCACGGCAGCCGCGGCCACCACCGTCGGAGAGGCGTACACTTACGATCGTAGTCAGCTGTCGCCGGTCTCGTCGGTCGCTCGGGCCTCCCTCTACGACATGCAGCGCTTCGGGCGCGACCCGTACGCGGACAGGGCGCGGTACTCTGCCTTTTGA